The Zalophus californianus isolate mZalCal1 chromosome X, mZalCal1.pri.v2, whole genome shotgun sequence genome window below encodes:
- the LOC113930449 gene encoding huntingtin-interacting protein K-like, producing MATEGDVELELETENSGPERPPEKPRKHDSSAADLERVTNYTEEKEIQSSNLETAMSMIGDSWSLEQKDKQEREKELAKVSFKKEDLELIRTEMEISRAAAKQSLREHMGNMLEALIALTNLFVLSQTHS from the coding sequence ATGGCTACCGAGGGGGATGTGGAGCTGGAGTTGGAGACTGAGAACAGCGGCCCAGAGCGGCCTCCCGAGAAGCCACGGAAGCATGACAGCAGTGCGGCAGACCTGGAGAGAGTCACCAACTACACGGAGGAGAAGGAGATCCAGAGTTCCAATCTGGAGACGGCCATGTCCATGATTGGAGACAGTTGGTCCCTGGAGCAGAAAGACAAACAGGAGCGGGAGAAGGAACTGGCCAAAGTCAGCTTTAAGAAGGAAGATCTGGAGCTGATAAGGACAGAGATGGAGATCTCAAGAGCAGCAGCAAAACAGAGCTTGAGGGAACACATGGGCAACATGTTAGAGGCTCTTATTGCCCTAACCAACTTATTTGTGCTTTCTCAGACCCACtcatag